A genomic region of Longimicrobiales bacterium contains the following coding sequences:
- a CDS encoding PAS domain S-box protein has product MADRLIDHVPHPIHSRHQPVSPGNPSGRETRLIRALQLTSRLAAAAILLGGLLVLVGWQLDLRFLQAIGPVDVVMNPLAALLFVLTGTVLLLDPWHGSRPLVRLWSASAGTVIAVCGGLVLMRSFGAWHVSVDEWLFTAQVLSVEPPDWMAENTALNFLLLGLALLSRQWRAGRGWRPAHWLVLPVALIALLVVIGYLYSAADFITFQLQLPMALNTALFFLAACFALVAARPDDGLMVLFVSDSAGGALTRRLLPALLVVPLVVGVLINLGMGTGRYGATVALALFTLATIVLSVLLTIGTAGALHRSNLALRRSEEHFRALIENSSDYVMILDRQGSIQYVSPSVERILGYRAADMLGSTPDRVIHPDDIGKVHETLNEVFSHPGEIFRTEFRIRHGDGGWRVFENITRTLRTDSGDAGAVSNARDITDRCLAEEEIERQKAYFEDILDSLDAGIVVFDPLGRFEYASACAVRDPEVRKWVIGKTQAEYGEARGLPREVSEARQRSIDEAIRTLSANQFEQEVPRADGSTSHLLRRIVPILDEAGGVERLVGFSVDITDRKAVENALEAAKEEAERANRAKSEFLSRMSHELRTPMNAILGFAQLLERKEVPPDQRKHLGYILKGGKHLLALINEVLDLSRIESGRLALSLEPVAVTEVIHEAIDLVRPLANDAGNEIQVEEAVGPKVFALADRQRLSQVLINLLSNAIKYNRAGGQVRIRAERADSSVIVRVSDHGRGIREERLDQLFTPFARLGAEQTETEGAGLGLALSRRLAEAMGGRLLLEQTGTEGSTFRLDLTSVSDPVAGARELRGAGGSGSGDSGSTGTILYIEDNLTNLSLVEAVLELKPGWKAISALKGEAGIQLAREKKPDLILLDLHLPDMPGNEVLDRLHADPSTADIPVVIISADATDGAHTLLRAAGARDYLTKPIDLERFLEVVERFLPVRASVE; this is encoded by the coding sequence TTGGCGGACCGTCTGATCGACCATGTCCCACATCCGATCCACAGCCGGCACCAGCCCGTGTCGCCGGGCAACCCATCCGGCCGGGAGACGAGACTCATCCGCGCGCTTCAGCTGACCTCCCGCCTGGCCGCTGCGGCAATCCTCCTCGGTGGGCTCCTGGTCCTGGTCGGGTGGCAGCTGGATCTCAGGTTCCTGCAGGCGATCGGGCCCGTGGATGTGGTGATGAACCCCCTCGCGGCGCTCCTCTTCGTGCTAACCGGCACGGTGCTGCTTCTCGATCCCTGGCACGGCTCCCGCCCGCTGGTGCGGCTCTGGTCAGCGTCCGCCGGTACCGTCATCGCCGTGTGCGGCGGCCTGGTTCTCATGCGCTCCTTCGGAGCGTGGCATGTCAGCGTCGACGAGTGGCTCTTCACGGCGCAGGTCCTGAGCGTCGAGCCGCCAGACTGGATGGCGGAAAACACCGCGCTGAACTTCCTGCTTCTGGGGCTGGCGCTGCTGTCCCGGCAGTGGCGCGCCGGCCGCGGCTGGCGGCCGGCACACTGGTTGGTCCTGCCGGTCGCGCTGATCGCTCTGCTGGTGGTGATCGGGTACCTCTACAGCGCGGCTGATTTCATCACGTTCCAGTTGCAGCTTCCGATGGCGCTGAATACAGCGCTCTTCTTTCTCGCAGCCTGCTTCGCTCTCGTCGCGGCGCGGCCGGACGACGGTCTCATGGTGCTGTTCGTCAGTGACAGCGCCGGAGGTGCGCTCACGCGTCGCCTCCTGCCCGCTCTGCTGGTGGTCCCGCTAGTGGTGGGTGTCCTCATCAACCTCGGAATGGGCACGGGTCGGTATGGTGCGACGGTCGCACTCGCACTGTTCACGCTCGCCACGATCGTACTTTCCGTGCTGCTCACCATCGGCACGGCCGGCGCGCTGCACCGCAGCAATCTGGCATTGCGCCGCAGCGAGGAGCACTTTCGCGCACTGATCGAGAACTCCAGCGACTACGTCATGATCCTCGACCGGCAGGGGTCGATTCAATACGTGAGCCCGTCGGTCGAGCGGATCCTCGGCTATCGGGCGGCAGACATGCTCGGCAGCACGCCGGACCGTGTGATCCATCCGGACGACATCGGCAAGGTCCATGAGACGCTGAACGAGGTGTTCAGCCATCCTGGCGAGATCTTTCGCACCGAGTTCCGTATCCGGCACGGCGATGGCGGCTGGCGGGTCTTCGAGAATATCACGAGGACGCTCCGTACCGACTCCGGAGATGCCGGTGCCGTCTCCAACGCACGCGACATCACCGACCGGTGCCTCGCAGAGGAGGAGATAGAGCGCCAGAAGGCGTACTTCGAGGATATCCTGGACAGTCTGGATGCAGGGATCGTCGTCTTCGACCCGCTGGGGCGTTTCGAATACGCCAGCGCGTGCGCCGTACGCGACCCGGAAGTTCGAAAATGGGTGATCGGAAAGACGCAGGCGGAGTACGGAGAGGCCCGGGGTCTACCCCGCGAGGTGAGCGAAGCCCGCCAGAGGAGCATTGACGAGGCGATCCGGACACTCTCGGCGAACCAGTTCGAGCAGGAAGTCCCGCGTGCCGATGGCTCCACGTCGCATCTGCTCCGCCGGATCGTTCCAATCCTCGACGAGGCGGGCGGAGTCGAGCGGCTCGTGGGCTTCAGCGTCGATATTACGGACCGCAAGGCGGTGGAGAACGCGCTCGAGGCCGCGAAGGAGGAGGCCGAGCGGGCGAACCGTGCGAAGTCCGAGTTTCTTTCCCGGATGAGCCACGAGCTGCGAACACCGATGAACGCCATCCTGGGCTTCGCTCAGCTGCTGGAGCGAAAGGAGGTCCCGCCCGACCAGAGGAAGCATCTGGGCTATATCCTCAAGGGTGGCAAGCACCTGCTCGCTCTGATCAACGAAGTCCTCGACCTGTCGCGCATCGAGTCCGGGCGACTGGCGCTCTCACTGGAGCCGGTCGCGGTTACGGAAGTCATTCACGAGGCCATCGATCTCGTCCGCCCGCTCGCGAACGACGCCGGCAACGAGATCCAGGTCGAGGAGGCGGTCGGCCCGAAGGTATTCGCGCTGGCCGACCGTCAGCGGCTGTCGCAGGTGCTGATCAACCTCCTGTCCAATGCAATCAAGTACAATCGCGCCGGCGGGCAGGTGCGGATCCGCGCGGAAAGAGCCGACTCCAGTGTCATCGTGCGGGTGTCGGATCATGGGCGCGGCATACGTGAAGAGCGTCTGGACCAGCTCTTCACGCCCTTCGCGCGACTCGGCGCCGAGCAGACCGAAACCGAAGGGGCGGGGCTCGGTCTGGCCCTGTCGCGGCGGCTCGCCGAGGCGATGGGTGGACGGCTGCTTCTGGAGCAAACCGGAACGGAGGGCAGCACGTTCCGTCTCGACCTGACCTCTGTCTCCGACCCGGTGGCGGGGGCGCGCGAACTTCGCGGCGCCGGCGGCTCGGGCTCCGGTGACAGCGGCTCTACCGGTACCATTCTCTACATCGAGGACAACCTCACGAACCTGAGCCTGGTCGAGGCCGTGCTGGAATTGAAGCCGGGGTGGAAAGCGATTTCGGCACTGAAGGGCGAGGCCGGGATCCAGCTGGCGCGGGAGAAGAAGCCTGACCTGATCCTGCTCGATCTGCATCTGCCGGACATGCCAGGCAACGAAGTGCTGGATCGGTTGCATGCCGATCCGTCCACAGCAGACATCCCGGTCGTGATCATCAGCGCCGACGCAACGGACGGCGCCCACACGCTGCTGCGCGCGGCGGGCGCACGTGATTACCTGACGAAGCCGATCGACCTCGAAAGATTCCTCGAGGTCGTGGAGCGGTTTCTTCCGGTTCGAGCGAGCGTCGAGTGA
- a CDS encoding glycosyltransferase family 2 protein, whose amino-acid sequence MTRAAVVVVNYNTSDVLRACLATVPAGTETIVVDNASTDGSAAMVRTEFPDVRLLANAANAGYGSAANQGIRACAAQYVLVLNSDTRLDDGALRTIEQYLDAHPEVALVGPRLRNGDGSLQPSCFPFPGTWAWLVENKPVAPLLGRLSAARERMLCFSPPETAAPVPWVLGAVMGIRREPFEAVGGFDEAFFMYYEEVDLCRRLRRAGYDIHYVPDAGVVHLGAATTSQVREAMVVEHQRSTLRYYRRYYRGPRRQAWLLIMRAKLAGRLVRDAAELAVAREAAQQERLREDVNGWRRALWLNDR is encoded by the coding sequence ATGACGCGCGCGGCGGTGGTGGTGGTGAACTACAACACGAGCGACGTGTTGCGGGCATGCCTGGCCACAGTGCCGGCAGGGACGGAAACCATCGTCGTCGACAACGCGTCGACGGATGGTAGCGCAGCCATGGTACGAACGGAGTTTCCCGACGTGCGGCTGCTTGCCAATGCCGCCAATGCTGGCTATGGCAGCGCGGCGAATCAGGGAATTCGCGCGTGCGCCGCGCAATACGTGCTGGTGCTCAACAGCGATACACGGCTGGATGACGGAGCGCTGCGCACGATTGAACAATACCTCGACGCCCACCCTGAAGTGGCGCTGGTCGGTCCGCGACTGCGCAACGGGGACGGCTCGCTCCAGCCGTCCTGCTTTCCCTTCCCGGGCACGTGGGCATGGCTCGTGGAGAACAAACCTGTCGCGCCGCTGCTCGGAAGGCTGTCAGCCGCGCGAGAACGCATGCTCTGCTTCTCGCCACCGGAGACAGCCGCGCCGGTGCCGTGGGTGCTGGGGGCGGTGATGGGGATCCGGCGCGAACCGTTCGAGGCCGTTGGGGGGTTCGACGAAGCGTTCTTCATGTACTACGAGGAAGTCGACCTGTGTCGTCGCCTGCGTCGCGCGGGGTACGACATTCATTACGTGCCGGACGCGGGAGTGGTGCATCTCGGCGCGGCGACCACGTCGCAGGTGCGCGAAGCCATGGTGGTCGAGCACCAGCGCAGCACGCTGCGCTACTACCGTCGCTACTACCGCGGACCGCGGCGGCAGGCCTGGCTGCTCATCATGCGGGCCAAGCTCGCGGGCCGCCTCGTTCGTGACGCCGCTGAACTGGCGGTGGCGCGGGAAGCAGCGCAGCAGGAGCGGCTCCGCGAGGATGTCAACGGATGGCGACGGGCCCTCTGGCTGAACGACCGCTGA
- a CDS encoding ATP-binding protein, producing MSTTHLLTDCRILVVDDDEANVELLTSLLEDEGYHRVTSSRDPQRAVALFQSFAPDLVLLDLHMPHLNGFEVMERLAEMKAADDFLPILVLTADVNPESRLRALGQGATDFLTKPLDAMEVALRIRNLLTTRVLHRQQQDARQRAEAQERRAEFLSDASRVLGASLDVQTTLALLPRLAVPRLADYCVLEVDDGADGRQRVGVAHVRSDSEALLTERAPLWGGALPHGHPAVEALESGQSMLLHEVEPGQLSAEADDVEREALQWLNPRSLIMVPLVVSGRVTGCFTLALSESGRCFGADDLALAEELMRRAAGAQDNARLYDEAVRATRARDRVLAVVAHDLRNPLSTIGMAADLLLEEVAEPQRQHLERVRRATGRMNELIQNLLDVSRLDRGQPALDRCPERVPELVAEAASMLGPLAAARDIVLETELEEGLPLAMADAKRLLQVISNLVGNAVKFTDSGGRILIRCAAGSDEVRFAVADTGRGIPADQLPHIFGTFWQASPDDQRGIGLGLSIAQGIVEGHGGRIWVESEPGLGTTFHFTIPTVPDPAVARAPIEAVTQAV from the coding sequence ATGTCGACCACGCACCTGCTCACGGACTGTCGGATCCTCGTCGTTGATGATGACGAGGCGAACGTCGAGCTGCTCACCTCTCTGCTGGAGGATGAAGGCTATCATCGTGTGACCAGCAGCCGCGACCCGCAGCGGGCGGTGGCGCTGTTCCAGAGCTTTGCTCCCGATCTGGTGCTCCTCGACCTTCACATGCCGCATCTGAACGGGTTCGAGGTGATGGAGCGCCTGGCGGAGATGAAAGCAGCGGACGACTTCCTCCCTATCCTCGTACTGACGGCGGACGTCAACCCGGAGTCCCGGCTCCGGGCTCTCGGCCAGGGGGCGACCGATTTCCTTACCAAGCCGCTGGACGCGATGGAAGTCGCATTGCGCATCCGCAATCTCCTTACTACGCGCGTCCTCCACCGGCAGCAGCAGGATGCGAGGCAGCGGGCGGAGGCGCAGGAGCGCCGGGCCGAGTTTCTGTCCGACGCCAGCCGTGTTCTGGGCGCTTCGCTCGACGTGCAGACGACGCTCGCCCTGCTGCCGCGCCTCGCGGTTCCGCGCCTGGCCGACTACTGCGTCCTCGAGGTGGACGACGGTGCCGACGGCCGCCAGCGTGTAGGCGTGGCGCACGTGCGGAGCGACAGCGAAGCGCTGCTCACCGAGCGGGCTCCGCTCTGGGGCGGGGCCCTGCCACACGGTCATCCGGCTGTCGAGGCACTGGAGTCCGGGCAATCCATGCTGCTCCACGAGGTAGAACCGGGACAGCTCAGCGCAGAAGCTGACGATGTGGAGCGCGAAGCCCTGCAATGGTTGAATCCCCGCTCGCTGATCATGGTGCCGCTCGTGGTGTCAGGCCGGGTAACGGGTTGTTTCACGCTCGCACTGTCAGAATCGGGACGGTGCTTTGGCGCCGACGACCTGGCTCTCGCCGAAGAGCTGATGCGCCGGGCCGCCGGCGCGCAGGACAACGCGCGGCTGTATGACGAGGCGGTACGCGCCACGCGCGCCCGCGACCGCGTGCTCGCGGTGGTCGCTCATGACCTGCGTAACCCGCTGAGCACGATCGGAATGGCGGCCGACCTGCTGCTGGAAGAGGTTGCTGAGCCGCAACGCCAGCACCTGGAGCGGGTCCGCAGGGCGACGGGCCGCATGAACGAGCTGATTCAGAACCTGCTGGATGTGTCGCGCCTCGACCGCGGACAGCCGGCACTGGATCGGTGCCCCGAACGAGTCCCGGAGCTGGTGGCGGAGGCGGCCTCCATGCTCGGTCCCCTGGCGGCTGCGCGTGACATTGTGCTGGAGACCGAGCTCGAGGAAGGGCTGCCGCTGGCGATGGCCGATGCAAAGCGCCTCCTTCAGGTGATCTCCAATCTGGTGGGGAACGCGGTGAAGTTCACCGACAGCGGCGGACGAATCCTCATCCGGTGCGCGGCCGGATCGGATGAAGTCCGGTTCGCGGTCGCCGACACCGGCCGCGGCATTCCGGCCGACCAGCTGCCGCACATATTCGGCACCTTCTGGCAGGCGTCGCCGGATGATCAACGGGGTATCGGCCTGGGCCTCTCCATCGCGCAGGGAATCGTGGAGGGACACGGCGGAAGGATCTGGGTGGAAAGCGAACCGGGTCTCGGGACGACGTTTCACTTCACGATCCCGACCGTACCGGACCCGGCCGTTGCCCGGGCCCCGATCGAGGCCGTCACACAGGCGGTCTGA